The Odocoileus virginianus isolate 20LAN1187 ecotype Illinois chromosome 3, Ovbor_1.2, whole genome shotgun sequence genome includes a window with the following:
- the SAMD1 gene encoding sterile alpha motif domain-containing protein 1, which yields MAGPPALPPPETAAAATTAAAASSSAASPHYQEWILDTIDSLRSRKARPDLERICRMVRRRHGPEPERTRAELEKLIQQRAVLRVSYKGSISYRNAARVQPPRRGATPPAPPRAPRGGPAAAAAPPPTPAPPPPPAPVAAAAAPARAPRAAAAAAATAPPSPGPAQPGPPAQRAAPLAAPPPAPAAPPAVAPPAGPRRAPPPAVAAREPPLPPAPQPQQQPPPPPPQPQQPPEGGAARAGGPARPVSLREVVRYLGGSGGAGGRLTRGRVQGLLEEEAAARGRLERTRLGALALPRGDRPGRAPPAASARASRSKRGGEERVLEKEEEDEDDEDEDDEDEVSEGSEVPEGDRPAGAQHHQLNGERGPQSAKERVKEWTPCGPHQSQDEGRGPAPGSGTRQVFSMAAMNKEGGSASAATGPDSPSPVPLPPGKPALPGADGTPFGCPSGRKEKPADPVEWTVTDVVEYFTEAGFPEQATAFQEQEIDGKSLLLMQRTDVLTGLSIRLGPALKIYEHHIKVLQQGHFEEDDPDGFLG from the exons ATGGCGGGGCCCCCGGCCCTACCCCCGCCGGAGACGGCGGCGGCCGCCACCACGGCGGCCGCTGCCTCGTCGTCCGCCGCTTCCCCGCACTACCAAGAGTGGATCCTGGACACCATCGACTCGCTGCGCTCGCGCAAGGCGCGGCCGGACCTGGAGCGCATCTGCCGGATGGTGCGGCGGCGGCACGGCCCGGAGCCGGAGCGCACGCGCGCCGAGCTAGAGAAACTGATCCAGCAACGCGCCGTGCTCCGGGTCAGCTACAAGGGGAGCATCTCGTACCGCAACGCGGCGCGCGTCCAGCCGCCCCGGCGCGGAGCCACCCCGCCGGCCCCGCCGCGCGCCCCCCGCGGGGgccccgctgccgccgccgcgcCGCCGCCCACGCCCGCCCCGCCGCCACCGCCCGCGcccgtcgccgccgccgccgccccggcccGGGCGCCCCGCGCGGCCGCCGCTGCTGCCGCCACAGCGCCCCCCTCGCCCGGCCCCGCGCAACCGGGCCCCCCCGCGCAGCGGGCCGCGCCCCTGGccgcgccgccgcccgcgcccgccGCTCCTCCGGCAGTGGCGCCCCCGGCCGGCCCGCGCCGCGCCCCCCCGCCCGCCGTCGCCGCCCGggagccgccgctgccgccggcGCCACAGCCAcagcagcagccgccgccgccgccgccgcagccacAGCAGCCGCCGGAGGGGGGCGCGGCGCGGGCCGGCGGCCCGGCTCGGCCCGTGAGCCTGCGGGAAGTCGTGCGCTACCTCGGGGGTAGCGGCGGCGCCGGCGGCCGCCTGACCCGCGGCCGCGTGCAGGGTTTGCtagaggaggaggcggcggctcGGGGCCGCCTGGAGCGCACTCGTCTCGGAGCGCTCGCGCTGCCCCGCGGGGACAGGCCCGGGCGGGCGCCCCCGGCCGCCAGCGCCCGCGCGTCGCGGAGCAAG AGAGGTGGAGAAGAGCGAGTGcttgagaaggaggaggaggatgaagatGACGAAGACgaagatgatgaagatgaagTGTCTGAGGGCTCCGAGGTGCCCGAGGGAGACCGTCCTGCAGGTGCCCAACACCACCAGCTTAATGGCGAGCGGGGCCCTCAGAGTGCCAAGGAGAGGGTCAAGGAGTGGACGCCCTGTGGGCCCCACCAGAGCCAGGATGAAGGACGCGGGCCAGCGCCAGGCAGTGGCACCCGTCAAGTGTTCTCGATGGCCGCCATGAATAAGGAAGGGGGATCAG CCTCTGCTGCCACTGGGCCAGACTCCCCATCCCCCGTGCCTTTGCCCCCAGGAAAACCAGCCCTCCCTGGGGCCGATGGGACCCCCTTTGGCTGTCC TTCGGGGCGCAAGGAGAAGCCGGCTGATCCTGTGGAGTGGACGGTGACAGATGTGGTCGAATACTTCACTGAGGCTGGCTTCCCGGAGCAGGCGACAGCTTTCCAAGAGCAG GAAATCGATGGCAAGTCTTTGCTGCTCATGCAACGCACAGATGTGCTGACCGGCCTGTCCATCCGCCTCGGCCCAGCCCTGAAAATCTACGAGCACCACATCAAGGTGCTGCAGCAAGGCCACTTTGAGGAGGACGACCCCGACGGCTTTCTAGGCTGA
- the C3H19orf67 gene encoding UPF0575 protein C19orf67 homolog isoform X1 — MATEQWFVGPLAAGSGETPPLDDLESGAQPCEDPSWSPPPGGPGNPPEAEPEKDVQGQLPQAPTSTLSPERPAPGPRPTPPRLPWDTMFSPITEQLCYLLKKADDFQSYLLYSRDRVQKEQLAKAMPTFLQMCEPYFLYLEAAARSVPPVYGALQELIRKGLLEISQQLTLRLEQLVLMYASFGFVNLEETDPLSISCFFCGRFSISPSYEVSIFRYCAPAAYTASRFPRYLYKKMRWNLETTPEASSREQDSHVDYYFLCYRDTWEDTGKSPANSCPQIQKLWSIGRWVPLGPAEDDLYSWILCPQPPGDYQQLLTIGFEEPSHMLATDLLVQILTGQEGPARPPSAAGPAAWAAQGS; from the exons ATGGCAACCGAACAGTGGTTCGTGGGGCCGCTCGCCGCGGGCTCTGGGGAAACGCCGCCCCTGGACGACTTGGAATCTGGGGCACAGCCCTGCGAAGACCCCTCGTGGTCGCCTCCCCCTGGCGGACCTGGGAACCCACCCGAGGCGGAGCCTGAGAAGGATGTTCAAGGACAGCTGCCCCAGGCCCCCACCTCTACGCTTTCCCCGGAGCGTCCGGCCCCAGGCCCCCGGCCCACCCCTCCTCGCCTGCCGTGGGACACCATGTTCAGCCCCATCACCGAACAGCTCTGCTACCTGCTTAAGAAGGCAGATGATTTTCAGAGCTACTTGCTCTACAG CAGGGACCGAGTGCAGAAGGAACAGTTGGCAAAGGCCATGCCCACCTTCTTGCAGATGTGTGAGCCTTACTTCCTGTACCTGGAGGCAGCTGCTCGGAGTGTGCCCCCCGTCTATGGAGCCCTGCAGGAGCTGATCCGAAAGGGG CTGCTGGAGATCTCCCAACAACTCACTCTTCGCCTGGAACAGCTGGTCCTAATGTATGCCTCTTTTGGGTTCGTGAACTTGGAGGAGACTGACCCCCTAAG CATCTCCTGCTTCTTCTGCGGGAGGTTCTCCATCAGTCCCTCCTATGAGGTGTCCATCTTCAGATACTGTGCCCCTGCCGCCTACACCGCCAGCCGCTTCCCCCGATACCTCTATAAGAAGATGCGCTGGAACCTGGAAACCACCCCAGAGGCCAGCAGCCGGGAGCAAGATTCCCACGTGGATTA ctACTTCCTATGCTATCGAGATACATGGGAAGACACAGGCAAGAGTCCGGCCAATTCCTGCCCCCAGATTCAGAAGCTGTGGTCCATCGGCCGATGGGTGCCCCTAGGACCAGCCGAGGATGACCTTTATTCATG GATTTTGTGCCCGCAGCCGCCTGGGGACTACCAGCAGCTGCTGACCATCGGCTTCGAGGAGCCGTCGCACATGCTGGCCACCGACCTGCTGGTGCAGATCCTCACGGGCCAGGAAGGCCCGGCTCGGCCCCCGAGTGCCGCGGGGCCCGCGGCGTGGGCCGCTCAGGGGTCTTGA
- the C3H19orf67 gene encoding UPF0575 protein C19orf67 homolog isoform X2 yields MATEQWFVGPLAAGSGETPPLDDLESGAQPCEDPSWSPPPGGPGNPPEAEPEKDVQGQLPQAPTSTLSPERPAPGPRPTPPRLPWDTMFSPITEQLCYLLKKADDFQSYLLYRDRVQKEQLAKAMPTFLQMCEPYFLYLEAAARSVPPVYGALQELIRKGLLEISQQLTLRLEQLVLMYASFGFVNLEETDPLSISCFFCGRFSISPSYEVSIFRYCAPAAYTASRFPRYLYKKMRWNLETTPEASSREQDSHVDYYFLCYRDTWEDTGKSPANSCPQIQKLWSIGRWVPLGPAEDDLYSWILCPQPPGDYQQLLTIGFEEPSHMLATDLLVQILTGQEGPARPPSAAGPAAWAAQGS; encoded by the exons ATGGCAACCGAACAGTGGTTCGTGGGGCCGCTCGCCGCGGGCTCTGGGGAAACGCCGCCCCTGGACGACTTGGAATCTGGGGCACAGCCCTGCGAAGACCCCTCGTGGTCGCCTCCCCCTGGCGGACCTGGGAACCCACCCGAGGCGGAGCCTGAGAAGGATGTTCAAGGACAGCTGCCCCAGGCCCCCACCTCTACGCTTTCCCCGGAGCGTCCGGCCCCAGGCCCCCGGCCCACCCCTCCTCGCCTGCCGTGGGACACCATGTTCAGCCCCATCACCGAACAGCTCTGCTACCTGCTTAAGAAGGCAGATGATTTTCAGAGCTACTTGCTCTACAG GGACCGAGTGCAGAAGGAACAGTTGGCAAAGGCCATGCCCACCTTCTTGCAGATGTGTGAGCCTTACTTCCTGTACCTGGAGGCAGCTGCTCGGAGTGTGCCCCCCGTCTATGGAGCCCTGCAGGAGCTGATCCGAAAGGGG CTGCTGGAGATCTCCCAACAACTCACTCTTCGCCTGGAACAGCTGGTCCTAATGTATGCCTCTTTTGGGTTCGTGAACTTGGAGGAGACTGACCCCCTAAG CATCTCCTGCTTCTTCTGCGGGAGGTTCTCCATCAGTCCCTCCTATGAGGTGTCCATCTTCAGATACTGTGCCCCTGCCGCCTACACCGCCAGCCGCTTCCCCCGATACCTCTATAAGAAGATGCGCTGGAACCTGGAAACCACCCCAGAGGCCAGCAGCCGGGAGCAAGATTCCCACGTGGATTA ctACTTCCTATGCTATCGAGATACATGGGAAGACACAGGCAAGAGTCCGGCCAATTCCTGCCCCCAGATTCAGAAGCTGTGGTCCATCGGCCGATGGGTGCCCCTAGGACCAGCCGAGGATGACCTTTATTCATG GATTTTGTGCCCGCAGCCGCCTGGGGACTACCAGCAGCTGCTGACCATCGGCTTCGAGGAGCCGTCGCACATGCTGGCCACCGACCTGCTGGTGCAGATCCTCACGGGCCAGGAAGGCCCGGCTCGGCCCCCGAGTGCCGCGGGGCCCGCGGCGTGGGCCGCTCAGGGGTCTTGA